The following proteins come from a genomic window of Heyndrickxia acidicola:
- a CDS encoding thioredoxin domain-containing protein — translation MEKESFEDQEVADVLNEHYISIKVDREERPDVDSIYMNVCQMLTGQGGWPLNVFLTPDQKPFYAGTYFPKESKYGRPGLMDVLPQLSERYQNDLLDIVRIADKITNALNERSMLQPGTDVAEETIHQAYQQIAQSFDTIYGGFGPAPKFPMPHQLMFLLRYFKWTGTELALTMVERTLDSMMNGGIYDQIGGGFSRYSTDMMWLVPHFEKMLYDNALLLYTLSETYQITRDPRLKKTATELVAFIEREMTSPNGSFYSALDADSEGIEGKYYVWDEHDIFAILDNTLAELFCEVYDISPEGNFEGKSIPNKISSRIEKIAAARNEPIQQLEEKLENAKKQLLKEREKRVYPHLDDKVLTSWNGLMMAALAKAGAVFQEKSYILKASKAAAFIESNLWTGTQLYARFRDGEVKYAAYLDDHAYLLWGYLDLYEAAGDACFLEKAIQLKEIMFDRFWDAKEGGFYFTDDTSETLISREKQGYDGALPSGNSVAALQLWKLSKLIGDEDLLRKVENLLSAFQKEMESYPGGMVYMLQAPLSMFGGGKEIFVSGNDPVKREQFLNEFKSFFFPFDSCVEVDPKANIVISAWKDKMNPKEEFALYICENYACQFPLTSLEEGLKTLAP, via the coding sequence ATGGAAAAGGAGTCCTTCGAGGACCAGGAAGTAGCAGATGTATTAAATGAACATTATATTTCGATAAAGGTAGACAGAGAGGAACGTCCGGATGTTGATTCGATATACATGAACGTTTGCCAGATGTTGACCGGGCAGGGAGGATGGCCGTTAAATGTATTTCTGACACCCGATCAGAAGCCTTTTTATGCCGGGACTTATTTTCCAAAGGAAAGCAAATATGGCCGTCCCGGATTAATGGATGTCCTACCTCAATTATCGGAAAGGTACCAAAATGATCTACTGGACATTGTCCGAATTGCTGATAAGATTACGAATGCTTTAAATGAGCGCTCTATGCTCCAGCCAGGGACAGATGTTGCAGAGGAGACAATTCATCAGGCCTATCAGCAAATAGCTCAAAGCTTTGATACAATATACGGCGGATTTGGGCCAGCACCTAAATTCCCAATGCCCCATCAACTGATGTTTTTGCTTCGCTATTTTAAATGGACAGGGACGGAGCTTGCATTGACTATGGTAGAAAGGACGCTTGACTCGATGATGAATGGCGGCATTTATGATCAAATCGGAGGCGGGTTTTCACGTTATTCGACGGATATGATGTGGCTAGTTCCTCATTTTGAAAAAATGCTCTATGACAATGCATTGCTACTTTATACTCTTTCAGAAACGTACCAGATTACAAGGGATCCCCGCTTGAAAAAAACGGCTACTGAACTGGTCGCTTTTATTGAGAGAGAGATGACATCTCCAAACGGTTCCTTTTACTCTGCACTTGATGCCGATAGTGAAGGAATAGAGGGCAAGTATTATGTGTGGGATGAACACGATATTTTTGCTATTTTGGATAATACTTTGGCTGAGTTATTTTGTGAGGTTTATGATATTTCACCAGAAGGAAACTTTGAAGGCAAGAGCATCCCAAATAAAATCAGCTCGAGGATAGAAAAAATAGCGGCAGCTAGAAATGAACCGATTCAGCAACTAGAAGAAAAATTGGAAAATGCCAAAAAGCAGCTATTAAAGGAAAGAGAAAAGCGTGTTTACCCGCATTTGGATGATAAAGTGTTAACCTCCTGGAATGGTCTCATGATGGCTGCTTTGGCAAAGGCCGGTGCGGTTTTTCAGGAAAAATCCTATATTCTCAAAGCAAGCAAAGCAGCTGCATTTATTGAATCAAATTTGTGGACAGGAACACAATTATATGCCCGTTTCCGGGATGGGGAGGTCAAGTATGCAGCCTATCTGGATGATCATGCTTACTTATTGTGGGGGTATCTTGATCTTTATGAGGCAGCTGGTGATGCCTGTTTTCTGGAAAAAGCGATACAGCTGAAGGAAATAATGTTCGATCGTTTCTGGGATGCAAAAGAAGGCGGTTTTTATTTTACAGATGATACCTCGGAAACACTCATATCCCGAGAAAAACAGGGATATGACGGAGCTTTGCCTTCAGGCAACAGCGTAGCTGCATTGCAGCTGTGGAAGCTTTCGAAGCTGATAGGGGATGAAGATCTGCTCAGAAAAGTAGAAAATCTGCTCTCAGCTTTCCAAAAGGAAATGGAAAGCTATCCTGGCGGAATGGTCTATATGCTGCAAGCACCACTTTCCATGTTTGGGGGCGGCAAAGAGATTTTTGTGTCAGGCAATGATCCTGTTAAAAGGGAGCAATTCTTGAATGAATTCAAATCCTTTTTTTTTCCTTTTGACAGTTGCGTTGAAGTAGATCCAAAAGCAAATATTGTTATTAGTGCTTGGAAAGATAAAATGAATCCAAAAGAAGAATTTGCATTATATATTTGTGAAAATTATGCTTGTCAGTTTCCTCTCACTTCTTTAGAAGAAGGCCTTAAAACACTGGCACCTTAA
- a CDS encoding alpha/beta fold hydrolase, translated as MPYVQHDDRRLFYEIMGSGVPILFIHPPGMGRKTFQKQESLQAFYRLIFMDLSGHGESSCPQRLTLQTFIDDVEAIRSHLNIENFYLFAYSAGGIVAQEYAIQFRNRVKGLMLSGGYPKVMSKRLEAEHHIGIWMAEKHPVWLSRLLSYSHFSEKERQKEIFQQMLKTDPQVWMQFYQISLQYDCLDRISSIKARMMLLYGTQADSVNYHARFYPNIIDTEIIFIPHAEHQLPTRKSLQVNQFIDQFIKNQELFNDKNIM; from the coding sequence ATGCCTTATGTACAGCATGATGACCGGCGGCTATTTTATGAAATAATGGGAAGCGGAGTCCCTATACTGTTTATTCACCCGCCTGGCATGGGAAGGAAAACCTTTCAAAAACAAGAAAGCCTGCAAGCGTTTTATCGGTTGATTTTTATGGATTTGAGCGGGCATGGGGAAAGCTCGTGTCCTCAACGGCTGACTTTGCAAACCTTTATTGATGATGTTGAAGCAATAAGGAGCCACCTAAATATAGAGAACTTTTATTTGTTTGCATATTCTGCCGGAGGAATAGTAGCTCAGGAATATGCAATTCAATTTAGGAATAGAGTCAAGGGGCTGATGTTATCAGGAGGTTATCCAAAAGTCATGTCAAAACGTCTGGAAGCAGAGCATCATATCGGAATTTGGATGGCCGAAAAGCATCCTGTATGGCTATCACGACTGTTATCATACAGCCATTTTAGTGAAAAGGAACGGCAAAAAGAAATCTTTCAGCAAATGCTGAAAACCGATCCGCAAGTATGGATGCAATTTTATCAAATTTCGCTTCAGTATGATTGCCTTGACAGAATCAGCAGCATCAAGGCACGAATGATGCTTTTATATGGCACACAAGCAGACTCCGTTAATTATCATGCTCGATTCTATCCGAATATCATCGATACGGAAATCATTTTTATTCCACATGCAGAACATCAGCTGCCAACAAGAAAATCATTGCAGGTCAACCAGTTTATTGACCAGTTTATTAAAAACCAAGAATTATTTAACGATAAAAATATTATGTAA
- a CDS encoding MFS transporter — protein sequence MKQNDSQIETNGSGESEIHQKRWAIVALSSIPLIMTLGNSMLIPVLPLMEKKLDISRLQSSYIITVFSVVAIFLIPVAGYLSDRFGRKIVIIPSLIIAGLGGLLSGWASWKMDSPYGLILTGRILQGIGAAGGAPIVLPLVGDMFKKDKDVSSTLGIIETSNTFGKVLSPILGSFLAGFIWFLPFFGFPVFCLISVLSIIFLVKKPSKEEKGTTFKEFLKNTKEVFHVESKWLLSVFAIGAILMLILFAVLFYLSNVLEDNYHFHGVKKGFLLAIPLAALCLASFIAGKVINDNMVVMKWITFSSIILTGISTLAVSFSDQFIYLLIVFLICGIGIGASLPCLDALINQAIEKEVRGTISSLYSSMRYIGVAAGPPLMAYFMNHNPTLLFIIFAVLCLIAGGLTFKAVRPETDPNKKTTATSS from the coding sequence ATGAAACAAAATGACTCCCAGATAGAGACAAACGGCAGCGGAGAATCAGAAATCCATCAAAAGCGCTGGGCAATTGTTGCTTTATCCTCCATTCCATTAATTATGACATTGGGGAATTCCATGCTCATTCCCGTCCTGCCCCTAATGGAAAAAAAGCTTGATATTTCCAGACTGCAATCAAGCTATATTATAACTGTTTTTTCTGTCGTTGCCATATTCCTTATTCCAGTTGCGGGTTATCTTTCCGATAGGTTCGGAAGAAAAATTGTCATCATTCCTTCATTAATTATCGCAGGATTGGGAGGCCTTCTTTCCGGATGGGCGTCATGGAAGATGGATAGCCCGTATGGTTTGATTTTGACTGGACGAATTTTACAGGGAATTGGCGCCGCTGGAGGGGCACCGATTGTTCTTCCGTTAGTAGGCGATATGTTCAAAAAAGATAAAGATGTTAGTTCTACACTCGGAATTATTGAAACCTCTAACACCTTCGGAAAAGTCCTAAGTCCGATATTGGGATCTTTTTTGGCAGGATTTATTTGGTTCCTACCCTTCTTCGGGTTTCCTGTATTTTGCCTTATCTCCGTTTTGTCAATTATTTTTTTGGTCAAAAAACCTTCGAAAGAAGAAAAAGGTACAACCTTTAAAGAATTTTTAAAGAATACAAAGGAAGTTTTTCATGTTGAAAGCAAGTGGCTTTTATCGGTATTTGCCATTGGAGCGATTTTAATGCTTATTTTATTTGCCGTCCTTTTCTATTTGTCCAATGTTCTTGAGGACAATTATCATTTCCACGGGGTGAAAAAAGGCTTTTTGTTAGCCATCCCTCTTGCTGCATTATGCCTTGCCTCGTTTATCGCCGGAAAAGTCATAAACGACAACATGGTTGTAATGAAATGGATTACGTTTTCAAGCATTATACTGACTGGAATTTCTACACTGGCTGTCAGTTTTTCAGACCAATTCATTTATCTTTTAATTGTCTTTTTAATATGCGGGATAGGCATAGGGGCAAGCCTGCCATGCCTGGATGCCTTAATTAATCAAGCCATTGAAAAGGAAGTCAGGGGAACCATATCCTCCCTTTACAGCTCGATGAGATATATCGGTGTAGCAGCAGGCCCTCCTTTAATGGCTTATTTCATGAATCATAACCCCACCCTTTTGTTTATCATCTTTGCTGTACTATGCTTAATTGCGGGCGGCCTAACCTTCAAAGCGGTAAGACCGGAAACAGATCCTAACAAAAAAACAACTGCTACTTCCAGTTGA
- a CDS encoding MOSC domain-containing protein, protein MEIISLSIGMPKEVDYNGLMVTTGIQKKTVQEAVLTVDGFNEDGVANTNFHGGPDRAVCFYPFEHYKQWEREFNVPFHPPAFGENLTVTGMVEQDLYIGDILQVGETILQITQPRVPCSTISWQNKNTLLLKRLVHTCFTGYFTRVLQEGIIFSDSKVVKLEESPKKITVFNVLHTYMHDARNKEAVDSILEVDTLAPAMRQMLEKKRTPSS, encoded by the coding sequence ATGGAAATTATAAGCTTAAGTATTGGAATGCCAAAAGAAGTTGACTATAACGGCCTTATGGTAACTACAGGGATTCAAAAGAAGACTGTTCAAGAAGCAGTTCTAACAGTGGATGGATTTAATGAGGACGGGGTAGCGAATACAAATTTTCATGGTGGGCCCGATCGAGCTGTGTGCTTTTATCCGTTTGAACACTATAAACAGTGGGAGAGAGAATTCAATGTTCCATTTCATCCACCTGCTTTTGGCGAAAATCTGACGGTTACAGGCATGGTGGAACAGGATCTTTATATTGGTGACATTCTTCAGGTGGGAGAAACCATATTGCAAATTACACAGCCTCGTGTGCCATGCTCCACAATATCCTGGCAAAATAAAAATACTCTTTTATTAAAAAGATTGGTTCATACCTGTTTTACTGGATATTTTACAAGGGTGTTGCAGGAAGGAATCATTTTTTCGGATTCTAAGGTTGTTAAACTGGAAGAATCACCTAAGAAAATCACTGTTTTTAATGTCCTCCATACGTATATGCATGATGCAAGAAACAAGGAAGCCGTTGACTCGATCCTCGAGGTAGATACGCTTGCACCTGCAATGCGGCAAATGCTAGAAAAAAAACGTACTCCATCCAGCTAA
- a CDS encoding response regulator transcription factor gives MKKILLVEDEKNLARFIELELKHEGYEIKVAYDGREGLEAGINEQWDVILLDLMLPSLNGLEVCRRIRAEKETPIIMLTARDSVMDRVSGLDHGADDYIVKPFAIEELLARLRAIFRRIESKDVKTSFTTFTFRDLVVEKESRVVRKGNEIIEVTKREYDLLLTLLENKNIVMTREALLNKVWGYETEVETNVVDVYIRYLRNKIDTQGEDSYIQTVRGTGYVMRE, from the coding sequence ATGAAAAAGATACTTTTAGTTGAGGATGAAAAAAATCTGGCAAGATTTATTGAATTGGAATTAAAGCATGAGGGTTACGAAATCAAAGTGGCCTACGATGGACGTGAAGGATTAGAAGCTGGTATTAATGAACAATGGGATGTTATCCTATTGGACTTAATGCTTCCAAGCCTTAATGGACTTGAAGTATGCAGAAGGATAAGGGCTGAAAAAGAAACTCCTATTATTATGCTTACAGCCAGAGACAGCGTAATGGACAGGGTATCCGGACTTGACCACGGTGCAGATGATTATATCGTTAAGCCTTTTGCTATAGAGGAATTATTGGCGAGGCTGAGAGCGATTTTCAGAAGGATTGAAAGCAAGGATGTAAAGACAAGCTTCACCACTTTTACTTTCCGTGATCTTGTAGTTGAAAAAGAAAGCAGGGTTGTGAGAAAAGGAAATGAGATTATAGAAGTAACAAAAAGGGAATACGATCTTTTGCTCACATTGCTTGAAAACAAAAATATCGTGATGACGAGGGAAGCATTGTTGAATAAAGTGTGGGGTTATGAGACCGAAGTTGAAACAAATGTAGTAGATGTGTATATAAGGTATTTGCGGAATAAGATTGATACACAGGGTGAAGACAGCTATATTCAAACGGTTCGCGGAACCGGGTACGTGATGCGCGAATGA